The following coding sequences are from one Streptomyces sp. NBC_01232 window:
- a CDS encoding ABC transporter permease, translated as MKKFDKDRLILGFAGPALALVSAFLLTMIVLGASGIDPIEPLRIMVEHGTYEDVQVLIVNQTGTYYLAALAVAIGFRMNLFNIGVDGQYRLAAMISAVVGGAIALPGPLHILLIVLVAMATGAFWAGIAGLLKAKRGVSEVVSTIMLNAIATSLIAWLLLPKNLGVQVEGSNDLTTGEIAQSGWFPALSMGESGEIYGFTFVAFALGVVYWFVLNRTRFGFDLRASGASESAAAASGVDSKKMIITAMLISGAVAGLSGMPVLLGESHTYTLVFPVGVGFTGITIALLGRNSPVGMLFAALLMAFIDKASGGLDSAGYAKEIGTIMKGLIVIAVVVSYELVRRYGIRRQQQKVGEELAAGHAMKTEKEVAA; from the coding sequence ATGAAGAAATTCGACAAGGACCGGCTGATCCTCGGCTTCGCCGGGCCCGCGCTCGCGCTGGTCAGCGCCTTTCTGCTGACCATGATCGTGCTGGGGGCCTCGGGCATCGACCCGATCGAGCCGCTGCGCATCATGGTCGAGCACGGTACGTACGAGGACGTCCAGGTCCTCATCGTCAATCAGACGGGCACGTACTACCTGGCAGCCCTGGCCGTCGCCATCGGCTTCCGGATGAACCTCTTCAACATCGGCGTCGACGGCCAGTACCGTCTCGCGGCGATGATCTCCGCCGTGGTCGGCGGCGCCATCGCCCTGCCCGGCCCGCTGCACATCCTGCTGATCGTGCTCGTCGCGATGGCGACCGGTGCCTTCTGGGCCGGTATCGCGGGCCTCCTGAAGGCCAAGCGCGGCGTCAGCGAGGTCGTCTCGACGATCATGCTCAACGCGATCGCGACGAGCCTCATCGCCTGGCTGCTCCTGCCGAAGAACCTCGGCGTCCAGGTGGAGGGCTCCAACGACCTCACCACCGGCGAGATCGCCCAGTCCGGCTGGTTCCCCGCCCTCTCCATGGGCGAGTCGGGCGAGATCTACGGCTTCACCTTCGTGGCCTTCGCTCTCGGCGTCGTCTACTGGTTCGTGCTCAACCGCACCCGCTTCGGCTTCGACCTGCGCGCCAGCGGCGCGAGCGAGTCCGCCGCCGCGGCCTCCGGTGTCGACTCCAAGAAGATGATCATCACTGCGATGCTCATCTCGGGTGCCGTCGCCGGTCTGTCCGGCATGCCGGTGCTGCTCGGCGAGAGCCACACGTACACCCTCGTCTTCCCCGTGGGTGTCGGCTTCACCGGCATCACCATCGCCCTGCTCGGCCGCAACAGCCCCGTGGGCATGCTCTTCGCCGCGCTCCTGATGGCCTTCATCGACAAGGCGTCCGGCGGCCTCGACTCGGCCGGCTACGCCAAGGAGATCGGCACGATCATGAAGGGCCTGATCGTGATCGCGGTCGTCGTCTCCTACGAGCTCGTCCGTCGTTACGGCATCCGGCGCCAGCAGCAGAAGGTCGGCGAGGAGCTGGCCGCGGGCCACGCCATGAAGACCGAGAAGGAGGTCGCGGCGTGA
- a CDS encoding BMP family lipoprotein — MRRITRIATVGIASAALALSATACGGKKSSDASASPSESGQKSAAIAYDIGGRGDQSFNDAAYAGLKKAEADLKIKGAEAEPTDGEGEADKVQRLTELARKGNNPVIGVGFAYAPAIKKVAPKFPNTTFGIIDDTSVTGPNVANMVFNEEQGSYLAGVAAAKASKTGTVGFIGGVEVPLIKKFEAGFAQGVKDTNPNAKVLSQYLTQPPNFDGFAKPDLGKAAAQGQLDAGADVVYAAAGLAGSGAIEAASAKGKWAIGVDSDQYNQAGLAKYKDSILTSVTKDVSDSVFNLIKSVEDGKPTTGEIRYGLDKDGVGLADSNPKYKEMADVIAAVEKAKADIIAKKITVKTAP, encoded by the coding sequence TTGCGCCGGATCACCAGGATCGCCACCGTGGGCATCGCGTCCGCGGCGCTGGCCCTCTCGGCCACCGCCTGTGGCGGAAAGAAGTCGTCGGACGCCTCGGCCTCCCCCTCGGAGTCGGGTCAGAAGTCCGCAGCCATCGCGTACGACATCGGTGGCCGCGGCGACCAGTCGTTCAACGACGCCGCTTACGCCGGTCTGAAGAAGGCGGAAGCCGATCTGAAGATCAAGGGCGCCGAGGCCGAGCCCACCGACGGTGAGGGCGAGGCCGACAAGGTCCAGCGCCTCACCGAGCTTGCCCGCAAGGGCAACAACCCGGTCATCGGTGTCGGCTTCGCCTACGCCCCGGCCATCAAGAAGGTCGCGCCGAAGTTCCCGAACACCACGTTCGGCATCATCGACGACACCTCGGTGACCGGCCCGAACGTCGCCAACATGGTCTTCAACGAGGAGCAGGGCTCCTACCTGGCCGGCGTCGCCGCCGCCAAGGCGTCGAAGACCGGCACGGTCGGCTTCATCGGCGGTGTCGAGGTTCCGCTGATCAAGAAGTTCGAGGCGGGCTTCGCCCAGGGTGTCAAGGACACCAACCCGAACGCCAAGGTGCTCTCCCAGTACCTGACCCAGCCGCCGAACTTCGACGGTTTCGCCAAGCCCGACCTCGGCAAGGCCGCTGCGCAGGGCCAGCTCGACGCGGGCGCCGACGTGGTCTACGCCGCCGCCGGTCTCGCGGGTTCCGGTGCCATCGAGGCCGCCTCGGCCAAGGGCAAGTGGGCCATCGGTGTCGACTCCGACCAGTACAACCAGGCCGGCCTGGCGAAGTACAAGGACTCCATCCTGACCTCGGTCACGAAGGACGTCTCGGACTCCGTCTTCAACCTGATCAAGTCGGTCGAGGACGGCAAGCCCACCACGGGCGAGATCCGCTACGGCCTGGACAAGGACGGCGTCGGCCTGGCCGACTCCAACCCGAAGTACAAGGAGATGGCTGACGTCATCGCCGCGGTGGAGAAGGCCAAGGCCGACATCATCGCCAAGAAGATCACCGTCAAGACCGCCCCGTAA
- a CDS encoding amidohydrolase, whose translation MSRESQTAQPAASDRPELPGKLPDHLRTELIAFRRDLHMHPELGHQEFRTTAAIKARLEKAGLRPRVLKSGTGLICDVGTWDGGRPMLALRADIDALPIPDAKTHVAYRSTFPDRAHACGHDVHTSVVLGAGLVLAELDRQGLLPRPVRLLFQPAEEVLPGGATDAIESGVLDGVGRIVAVHCDPRVDAGRIGLRAGPITSACDRLEVSLSGPGGHTARPHLTTDLVTAAARVAVDAPALLARRMDARSGMSVTWGRIEAGHACNVIPMHAELSGTVRCLDLNAWHEAPDMIHAAIDEIATMHGAKFEINHVRGVPPVVNDPVITELLREAMGARCGTESVEDTEQSLGGEDFSWYLEHVPGAMARLGVRTPGDTAKRDLHRGDFDVDESAIAVGVEFFTAAALLDGRRSGPVR comes from the coding sequence TGCACCCGGAGCTCGGACACCAGGAATTCCGCACCACCGCGGCGATCAAGGCCAGGCTGGAGAAAGCCGGCCTGCGACCACGGGTGCTGAAGTCCGGCACGGGCCTGATCTGTGACGTCGGCACCTGGGACGGGGGCCGGCCGATGCTGGCCCTGCGCGCGGACATCGACGCCCTGCCCATTCCGGACGCCAAGACGCACGTCGCGTACCGCTCGACCTTCCCGGACCGCGCCCACGCCTGCGGCCACGACGTGCACACCTCGGTCGTCCTCGGTGCCGGCCTGGTCCTCGCGGAGCTCGACCGGCAGGGGCTGCTGCCCCGCCCCGTACGCCTGCTCTTCCAGCCCGCCGAGGAGGTGCTCCCGGGAGGTGCCACCGACGCGATCGAGTCCGGGGTCCTGGACGGCGTGGGCCGGATCGTCGCCGTGCACTGCGACCCCCGGGTCGACGCGGGGCGCATCGGGCTGCGGGCCGGCCCCATCACCTCGGCCTGCGACCGGCTGGAGGTCAGCCTCTCCGGCCCCGGCGGGCACACCGCGCGGCCGCACCTGACCACCGACCTGGTGACGGCCGCCGCCCGGGTGGCCGTCGACGCCCCCGCCCTGCTTGCCCGCCGGATGGACGCCCGCTCGGGCATGTCGGTCACCTGGGGCCGGATCGAGGCCGGGCACGCCTGCAACGTCATCCCGATGCACGCCGAGCTGTCCGGAACCGTGCGCTGCCTGGACCTGAACGCCTGGCACGAGGCGCCGGACATGATCCACGCGGCGATCGACGAGATCGCGACCATGCACGGGGCCAAGTTCGAGATCAACCACGTGCGCGGGGTGCCCCCGGTGGTCAACGACCCGGTGATCACCGAGCTGCTGCGGGAGGCCATGGGGGCCCGTTGCGGAACGGAGTCGGTCGAGGACACCGAGCAGAGCCTGGGCGGCGAGGACTTCTCCTGGTACCTGGAGCATGTCCCGGGCGCGATGGCCCGGCTGGGGGTCCGTACGCCGGGCGACACCGCCAAGCGTGATCTGCACCGCGGGGACTTCGACGTGGACGAGTCCGCGATCGCGGTCGGCGTGGAGTTCTTCACGGCCGCCGCGCTGCTCGACGGACGTCGCTCCGGCCCCGTCCGGTAG
- a CDS encoding ABC transporter permease has product MSASTVSTKKAAPATSGRKKLTLPWIMLIIAGGLALISLVRLISGADDLTSIGQVSGALSLAVPIGLAGLGGLWAERAGVVNIGLEGMMILGTWFGAWAGYQWGPWTGVAAGIIGGAIGGLLHAIITITFNVNHIVSGVAVNILALGFTQYLSNFTFADAPGGSSKQSPQVEPIYKITIPGLSDWMADLQGKHWFFVSDLAGVIGGLITELSLLTVVALLLIPATWWVLWRTTFGLRLRSCGENPIAAESLGVNVYKYKYIAVIVSGGLAGLGGAFLSIVASPIYQEGQTGGRGYIGLAAMIFGNWMPGGMALGAGLFGFIDSLKLRGGAENVHAMLLLIAILLVLVCVWQLYKKKYIQAGISAAFAALLFVWYALTDSVPSQFVDAAPYLTTLLVLALSAQRLRMPKADGMPYRKGQGK; this is encoded by the coding sequence GTGAGCGCCAGCACCGTCTCCACGAAGAAAGCGGCACCCGCCACGAGCGGCCGCAAGAAGCTCACCCTGCCCTGGATCATGCTGATCATCGCGGGTGGCCTCGCCCTGATCTCGCTGGTCCGCCTGATCTCCGGGGCCGACGACCTGACCTCCATCGGCCAGGTCTCCGGTGCCCTCTCGCTCGCCGTACCGATCGGCCTCGCCGGACTCGGCGGTCTGTGGGCCGAGCGCGCGGGCGTCGTCAACATCGGCCTCGAGGGCATGATGATCCTCGGCACCTGGTTCGGTGCCTGGGCCGGCTACCAGTGGGGTCCGTGGACCGGCGTGGCCGCCGGCATCATCGGCGGCGCCATCGGCGGCCTGCTGCACGCGATCATCACGATCACCTTCAACGTCAACCACATCGTCTCCGGTGTGGCGGTCAACATCCTGGCGCTGGGCTTCACCCAGTACCTGTCGAACTTCACGTTCGCGGACGCGCCGGGCGGCTCCTCCAAGCAGTCGCCGCAGGTCGAGCCGATCTACAAGATCACAATCCCGGGGTTGTCCGACTGGATGGCCGACCTCCAGGGCAAGCACTGGTTCTTCGTCTCGGACCTCGCCGGTGTCATCGGCGGTCTGATCACCGAGCTGTCGCTGCTGACGGTCGTCGCCCTGCTGCTGATCCCGGCCACCTGGTGGGTGCTGTGGCGGACCACCTTCGGTCTGCGGCTGCGCTCCTGCGGTGAGAACCCCATCGCCGCGGAGTCGCTGGGCGTCAACGTCTACAAGTACAAGTACATCGCCGTGATCGTTTCCGGTGGCCTCGCGGGCCTCGGCGGCGCGTTCCTGTCGATCGTCGCCAGCCCCATCTACCAGGAGGGCCAGACCGGCGGCCGCGGCTACATCGGTCTCGCCGCGATGATCTTCGGTAACTGGATGCCGGGCGGCATGGCGCTGGGCGCGGGCCTGTTCGGCTTCATCGACAGCCTCAAGCTGCGCGGTGGCGCCGAGAACGTCCACGCGATGCTGCTGCTGATCGCGATCCTGCTGGTGCTCGTCTGCGTCTGGCAGCTCTACAAGAAGAAGTACATCCAGGCCGGCATCTCGGCGGCCTTCGCCGCGCTGCTGTTCGTCTGGTACGCGCTGACCGACTCGGTGCCGAGCCAGTTCGTCGACGCGGCCCCGTACCTGACCACGCTGCTCGTGCTCGCCCTGTCGGCGCAGCGCCTGCGGATGCCCAAGGCGGACGGCATGCCGTACCGCAAGGGTCAGG
- a CDS encoding ABC transporter ATP-binding protein, which yields MNASSPPPAVELHGITKRFPGVVANKDIAITVRKGTVHALIGENGAGKSTLMKILYGMQKPDEGTIAIDGEQVSFNSPGEAIVRGIGMVHQHFMLADNLTVLENVVLGGEKLYGIGAKARKKIKEISDAYGLGVRPDALVEDLGVADRQRVEILKVLYRGAKILILDEPTAVLVPQEVDALFDNLRELKAEGLTVIFISHKLGEVLKVADDITVIRRGTTVGTADPKTATPKQLAELMVGAELPSPETRESTVTNVPMLQVAGLTVAAGDAVVAEPEVLVPAPAADSATLEHIGAGRLLLDDISLTIHKGEILGIAGVEGNGQTELIEALMGMMAPDTGVITLDGADITKMSVRKRREGGIGYIPEDRHRHGLLLESPLWENRILGHVTEAPNSKRGILDPKAARKDTERIVREYDVRTPGIDVTAASLSGGNQQKLIVGREMSHNPKFLIAAHPTRGVDVGAQAQIWDAIREARREGLAVLLISADLDELIGLSDTLRVIYRGRLVADADPATVTPEELGTAMTGAASGRLESTDNHSAAADGDTTEDEAR from the coding sequence ATCAACGCGTCCAGCCCGCCCCCCGCCGTAGAACTGCACGGCATCACCAAGCGCTTCCCCGGCGTCGTCGCCAACAAGGACATCGCGATCACGGTCCGCAAGGGCACGGTCCATGCCTTGATCGGCGAGAACGGCGCCGGCAAGTCGACCCTGATGAAGATCCTCTACGGCATGCAGAAGCCGGACGAGGGCACCATCGCCATCGACGGGGAGCAGGTCTCCTTCAACAGCCCCGGCGAGGCCATCGTCCGCGGCATCGGCATGGTGCACCAGCACTTCATGCTCGCCGACAACCTCACCGTCCTGGAGAACGTGGTTCTCGGCGGCGAGAAGCTGTACGGCATCGGCGCCAAGGCCCGTAAGAAGATCAAGGAGATCTCGGACGCGTACGGCCTCGGCGTGCGCCCCGACGCCCTGGTCGAGGACCTGGGTGTCGCCGACCGGCAGCGGGTGGAGATCCTCAAGGTCCTCTACCGCGGCGCGAAGATCCTCATCCTCGACGAGCCGACCGCAGTGCTCGTGCCGCAGGAGGTGGACGCACTCTTCGACAACCTGCGCGAGCTCAAGGCCGAGGGCCTGACCGTCATCTTCATTTCGCACAAGCTGGGCGAAGTGCTGAAGGTCGCGGACGACATCACCGTCATCCGGCGCGGCACCACGGTCGGCACCGCCGACCCGAAGACCGCCACCCCCAAGCAGCTCGCCGAGCTGATGGTCGGCGCGGAGCTGCCCTCGCCGGAAACCCGTGAGTCGACGGTGACGAACGTCCCGATGCTCCAGGTGGCGGGCCTTACCGTCGCCGCCGGCGACGCGGTCGTCGCCGAGCCGGAGGTCCTGGTACCCGCACCCGCCGCGGACTCCGCCACCCTGGAGCACATCGGGGCCGGCCGCCTCCTGCTGGACGACATCAGCCTGACCATCCACAAGGGCGAGATCCTCGGTATCGCCGGTGTCGAGGGCAACGGCCAGACGGAGCTGATCGAGGCCCTCATGGGCATGATGGCTCCCGACACGGGCGTCATCACCCTGGACGGCGCCGACATCACCAAGATGTCGGTGCGCAAGCGCCGCGAGGGCGGCATCGGCTACATCCCCGAGGACCGTCACCGCCACGGCCTGCTGCTGGAGTCCCCGCTGTGGGAGAACCGGATCCTCGGTCACGTCACCGAGGCGCCCAACTCCAAGAGGGGCATCCTCGACCCGAAGGCGGCCCGCAAGGACACCGAGCGGATCGTGCGCGAGTACGACGTCCGTACGCCCGGCATCGATGTCACCGCGGCGTCCCTCTCCGGCGGCAACCAGCAGAAGCTGATCGTCGGCCGCGAGATGAGCCACAACCCGAAGTTCCTGATCGCCGCCCACCCCACGCGTGGTGTGGACGTCGGCGCGCAGGCCCAGATCTGGGACGCGATCCGCGAGGCCCGCCGCGAGGGCCTGGCCGTGCTGCTGATCTCCGCCGACCTGGACGAGCTCATCGGCCTGTCCGACACCCTGCGGGTGATCTACCGCGGCCGCCTGGTCGCGGACGCCGACCCGGCGACCGTCACCCCCGAGGAGCTCGGCACCGCCATGACGGGCGCCGCCTCCGGGCGCCTGGAATCAACCGACAACCACTCCGCCGCTGCCGACGGTGACACGACGGAGGACGAGGCCCGATGA